The Agrobacterium cucumeris genome has a segment encoding these proteins:
- a CDS encoding carbohydrate ABC transporter permease — protein sequence MTSRIFLTLAHRLAILAYIAFALFPLFWLLKVSVTPNDLLYSEGVRMWPSRATWDHYRFVIENSAFPTFFKNSVIVAGSTAIAVTILSSLSGYALSRFRFKGKYWIVALMLITQMFPLVMLVAPIFKMLSPLGLTNSLTGLVIVYTAFNVPFATFLMQSFFDGIPKDLEEAAMIDGASRFTAFRQIILPLTLPGIAATLGFVFTAAWSELLFALMLISGNQSATFPVGLLTFVSKFSVDFGQMMAAGVLALIPACLFFLLIQRYLVQGLTAGAVKG from the coding sequence ATGACATCAAGGATATTTCTCACCCTTGCCCATCGTCTGGCGATCCTTGCCTATATCGCCTTTGCACTGTTCCCACTGTTCTGGCTGCTCAAGGTGTCCGTCACGCCGAATGATCTGCTCTATAGCGAAGGTGTGAGGATGTGGCCATCGCGGGCGACCTGGGATCATTATCGTTTCGTCATTGAAAACAGTGCCTTCCCGACGTTTTTTAAGAACAGCGTCATCGTCGCGGGCTCCACGGCAATTGCCGTGACGATACTTTCTTCGCTCTCGGGTTACGCGCTGTCACGCTTCCGTTTCAAGGGCAAATACTGGATCGTCGCGCTGATGCTGATCACCCAGATGTTTCCGCTGGTCATGCTGGTCGCGCCGATCTTCAAGATGCTATCGCCGCTCGGCCTCACCAACAGCCTGACGGGCCTCGTCATCGTCTACACCGCCTTCAACGTGCCTTTTGCCACCTTCCTCATGCAGTCGTTCTTCGATGGCATTCCGAAGGATCTGGAAGAGGCGGCGATGATCGACGGGGCGAGCCGGTTTACGGCCTTCCGCCAGATCATCCTGCCGTTGACGCTGCCGGGCATTGCCGCGACGCTTGGTTTCGTCTTCACCGCCGCGTGGAGCGAGCTTCTGTTTGCGCTGATGCTGATTTCCGGCAACCAGAGCGCCACTTTCCCGGTTGGCCTTCTGACCTTCGTTTCGAAATTCTCCGTCGATTTCGGGCAGATGATGGCGGCGGGCGTTCTGGCGCTCATTCCGGCCTGCCTCTTCTTCCTGCTCATTCAACGTTATCTCGTGCAGGGCCTGACGGCCGGCGCGGTGAAAGGATAA
- a CDS encoding ABC transporter ATP-binding protein, producing MGSISLQNVSKLFGEAKVIPSIDLDINDGEFVVFVGPSGCGKSTLLRLIAGLEDVSGGKIVIDGNDATEKAPAERGLAMVFQSYALYPHMSVRNNIAFPLKMAKLDKAVIDKKVEDAARVLNLTDYLERRPSQLSGGQRQRVAIGRAIVREPKAFLFDEPLSNLDAALRGTMRLEISELHNTLKTTMIYVTHDQVEAMTMADKIVVLNRGNIEQVGSPMELYRTPANLFVAGFIGSPRMNLITGDFARSKNATTAGVRPEHLLLSKESGLWQGKVTVAEHLGSDTFLHLEVSGIGPITARTDGEFECRHGDTVFITPDETKIHRFDEKGVAI from the coding sequence ATGGGCAGCATTTCCCTTCAGAACGTGTCCAAGCTCTTCGGTGAGGCGAAAGTCATCCCGTCGATCGATCTTGATATCAACGACGGCGAGTTCGTCGTCTTCGTCGGCCCGTCGGGCTGCGGCAAGTCCACGCTTCTGCGCCTCATCGCCGGGCTGGAGGACGTCTCCGGCGGCAAGATCGTCATCGACGGCAATGACGCCACCGAAAAGGCCCCGGCCGAGCGCGGCCTTGCCATGGTGTTCCAGTCCTATGCGCTTTATCCGCATATGAGTGTCAGGAACAACATCGCCTTCCCGCTGAAGATGGCCAAGCTCGACAAGGCGGTGATCGATAAAAAGGTCGAAGACGCCGCCCGGGTGCTGAACCTCACCGATTATCTCGAACGCCGGCCCTCGCAGCTGTCGGGCGGCCAGCGCCAGCGCGTCGCCATCGGCCGCGCCATCGTGCGCGAACCGAAAGCCTTCCTGTTCGACGAGCCGCTTTCCAACCTCGATGCGGCGCTGCGCGGCACCATGCGGCTGGAAATCTCCGAGCTGCACAACACGCTGAAGACAACGATGATCTACGTCACCCACGACCAGGTGGAGGCCATGACCATGGCCGACAAGATCGTGGTGCTCAACCGCGGCAATATCGAGCAGGTCGGCTCGCCGATGGAGCTTTACCGCACCCCCGCCAACCTCTTCGTCGCCGGCTTCATCGGCTCGCCGCGCATGAACCTCATCACCGGTGACTTTGCCCGCAGCAAGAATGCCACCACCGCCGGTGTGCGGCCGGAGCATCTGCTGCTGTCGAAGGAAAGCGGGCTGTGGCAGGGCAAGGTCACGGTTGCCGAACATCTCGGATCGGATACCTTCCTGCATCTCGAGGTATCAGGCATCGGACCGATCACCGCCCGCACGGACGGCGAGTTCGAATGCAGGCATGGCGATACCGTGTTCATCACCCCCGACGAGACCAAGATACACAGGTTTGATGAAAAGGGTGTGGCGATCTAG
- the aztA gene encoding zinc ABC transporter ATP-binding protein AztA: protein MSDPCLTFTNLTLGYAGRAAVHHLDGDITKGSLTAVVGANGSGKSTLMKGIAGILKPLGGECRISAGISVAYLPQQSELDRSFPAQVRDLVALGLWPRRGLLGRHRSEDKAAMGRVMEAVGLSGFEKRNIDSLSGGQMQRALFARAMLQDAQLILLDEPFNAVDERTVTDLLVLIKAWVAEGRTVLAVLHDHQLVRQHFPQTLFLARRLVGLGPTADVLKPENLRQARHFHEAWEENAPWCAPGDAPRNNAPVTNAPATDALDAGPRAASSHSHIHSHANSNAHG, encoded by the coding sequence ATGAGCGATCCGTGCCTCACCTTCACAAATCTGACGCTTGGATATGCCGGCCGTGCGGCCGTGCATCATCTGGATGGCGATATCACCAAGGGATCGCTCACCGCGGTTGTCGGCGCCAATGGCTCGGGCAAATCGACGCTGATGAAGGGTATCGCCGGCATCTTGAAACCGCTCGGCGGTGAGTGCCGGATCAGCGCAGGCATTTCCGTCGCCTATCTGCCGCAGCAATCGGAACTCGACAGGTCGTTCCCGGCTCAGGTGCGCGATCTCGTTGCGCTGGGTCTCTGGCCCAGGCGCGGCCTGCTTGGCCGCCACCGTTCTGAGGACAAAGCGGCGATGGGCCGGGTGATGGAAGCGGTCGGGCTGTCCGGCTTTGAGAAGCGCAATATAGATTCGCTCTCCGGTGGCCAGATGCAGCGTGCCCTGTTCGCCCGCGCCATGTTGCAGGACGCGCAGTTGATCCTGCTGGACGAACCCTTCAATGCCGTTGATGAGCGCACCGTCACCGATCTTCTGGTGCTGATCAAGGCATGGGTTGCGGAAGGCCGCACGGTGCTCGCCGTCCTGCATGACCATCAGCTGGTGCGGCAGCATTTCCCCCAGACCCTGTTTCTCGCGCGGCGTCTCGTCGGCCTTGGCCCGACAGCCGATGTCCTGAAGCCGGAAAACCTGCGCCAGGCGCGGCATTTCCACGAGGCATGGGAGGAAAATGCACCGTGGTGCGCGCCGGGTGATGCGCCAAGGAACAATGCGCCAGTGACCAATGCACCGGCGACCGATGCGCTCGATGCCGGGCCGCGAGCGGCGTCATCCCATTCCCACATCCACTCCCACGCAAATTCGAATGCCCATGGCTGA
- a CDS encoding ABC transporter ATP-binding protein, whose amino-acid sequence MASIELKNVGKTYGDLAVLHGVDLDIRDGEFIVLVGPSGCGKSTLLRMIAGLEEITSGDLSIDGERVNDRRPKDRDIAMVFQSYALYPHMSVADNMSYSLRLRRSPKETIAAAVAGASAKLGLDPYLARRPKALSGGQRQRVAMGRAIVRQPKAFLFDEPLSNLDARLREQMRAEIKRMHADLGATSVYVTHDQIEAMTLASRIVAMNAGHVQQIGAPLDLYDRPANLFVAGFIGSPGMNFLEGRLVQENGGSFVVPGDGTRLALGREVDLADGEPVTLGIRPEHVTVAPAEGGVEATVDLVEPTGLGVILHLTVHGLPFKLFSSDRALLQPGKSLRVDFPQERLHVFDRNGVRIGEA is encoded by the coding sequence ATGGCTTCCATCGAGCTGAAGAATGTCGGCAAGACCTATGGCGACCTCGCCGTGCTGCATGGCGTCGATCTTGATATCAGGGATGGCGAGTTCATCGTCCTCGTCGGTCCCTCCGGCTGCGGAAAATCGACGCTGCTGCGCATGATCGCCGGCCTTGAAGAGATAACATCCGGCGACCTGTCCATCGACGGTGAACGTGTCAATGATCGCCGGCCGAAGGATCGCGATATCGCCATGGTCTTCCAGTCCTATGCGCTCTATCCGCATATGAGCGTTGCCGACAATATGAGCTATAGCCTGCGCCTGCGCCGCAGCCCGAAGGAAACCATCGCGGCGGCGGTGGCCGGTGCTTCCGCGAAACTTGGCCTCGATCCCTATCTCGCCCGCCGCCCGAAGGCGCTCTCCGGTGGCCAGCGTCAGCGCGTCGCCATGGGCCGCGCCATCGTGCGCCAGCCAAAAGCCTTCCTGTTCGATGAGCCGCTGTCCAACCTCGATGCCCGGCTGCGCGAGCAGATGCGGGCCGAGATCAAACGCATGCATGCCGATCTTGGCGCAACCTCGGTTTACGTCACCCATGACCAGATCGAGGCGATGACGCTTGCCTCACGTATCGTCGCCATGAATGCCGGCCATGTGCAGCAGATCGGCGCACCGCTCGATCTTTACGATCGTCCCGCCAATCTTTTCGTCGCCGGTTTCATCGGTTCGCCCGGCATGAATTTCCTCGAAGGACGGCTCGTGCAGGAGAATGGCGGCAGTTTCGTCGTGCCGGGTGACGGCACGCGTCTGGCGCTTGGCCGGGAAGTGGACCTCGCTGATGGCGAGCCGGTCACGCTCGGCATCCGCCCGGAACATGTCACCGTAGCGCCGGCTGAAGGCGGTGTGGAGGCAACCGTCGATCTGGTCGAGCCAACCGGCCTCGGCGTCATCCTGCACCTCACCGTGCATGGATTGCCCTTCAAGCTGTTTTCGTCGGACCGGGCATTGTTGCAACCGGGCAAGTCCCTGCGGGTCGATTTCCCGCAGGAAAGGCTGCATGTCTTTGATCGGAATGGCGTGAGGATCGGGGAGGCGTGA
- a CDS encoding ABC transporter substrate-binding protein, with protein sequence MKKLVTAAIFTALMTGTALADTTLKLVEVITSPERTETLKGIVSKFEAANPGTKVEIVSLPWSEAFQKFATMVSAGDVPDVMEMPDTWLSLYANNGMLESLEPYLAKWEHTAGLSERTLELGRDVKDTAYMLPYGFYLRAMFYNKKLLAEAGVTEPPKTLEEFADASKKVAALPGKSGYCLRGGPGGLNGWVMFGASMAGSNEFFTKDGTSTFDSPGWVKGLTYVIDLYKNGYAPKDSVNWGFNEIVAGFYSGTCAFLDQDPDALIAIAQRMKPEDFGVMTMPKGPDGKTFPTIGFAGWSMMSKSENKDLSWKLIETLEGPEGNIEWNKKTGALPVHKSAEKDPFYASEQFKGWFDELADKNAVPTTMPTYLEEFAFFKDSLVIKTSQEALLGDITPEDLAKQWADYMTKAQQKFLASK encoded by the coding sequence ATGAAAAAACTGGTAACAGCAGCAATCTTCACCGCCCTGATGACCGGAACGGCGCTGGCGGACACGACCTTGAAACTGGTCGAGGTCATCACAAGTCCCGAGCGGACGGAAACGCTGAAAGGCATCGTCTCGAAATTCGAGGCTGCCAATCCCGGCACCAAGGTGGAAATCGTCTCCCTGCCGTGGAGCGAAGCCTTCCAGAAATTCGCCACCATGGTCTCGGCCGGCGATGTGCCTGACGTGATGGAAATGCCCGACACATGGCTGTCGCTTTATGCCAATAACGGCATGCTGGAGAGCCTTGAGCCCTATCTTGCCAAGTGGGAGCACACCGCGGGCCTGAGCGAGCGCACGCTGGAACTCGGCCGCGATGTCAAGGACACGGCCTATATGCTGCCCTATGGTTTCTACCTGCGCGCCATGTTCTACAACAAGAAACTGCTGGCCGAAGCCGGCGTGACGGAGCCGCCGAAGACACTCGAGGAATTTGCCGATGCCTCCAAGAAGGTTGCAGCCCTTCCCGGCAAATCTGGCTACTGCCTGCGCGGCGGCCCGGGCGGCCTCAACGGCTGGGTCATGTTCGGCGCATCCATGGCCGGTTCGAACGAGTTCTTCACCAAGGACGGCACCTCCACCTTCGACAGCCCCGGCTGGGTGAAGGGCCTGACCTATGTGATCGATCTCTACAAGAACGGTTACGCGCCAAAGGACAGCGTCAACTGGGGCTTCAACGAGATCGTCGCCGGCTTTTATTCCGGCACCTGCGCCTTCCTCGATCAGGACCCGGATGCGCTGATCGCCATCGCCCAGCGCATGAAGCCGGAAGATTTCGGCGTCATGACCATGCCCAAGGGCCCCGACGGCAAGACCTTCCCGACGATCGGTTTCGCCGGCTGGTCGATGATGTCGAAATCCGAAAACAAGGACCTTTCCTGGAAGCTGATCGAGACGCTTGAAGGGCCGGAAGGCAATATCGAATGGAACAAAAAGACCGGTGCGCTGCCGGTGCACAAGTCGGCGGAGAAGGACCCCTTCTATGCCAGCGAGCAGTTCAAGGGCTGGTTCGACGAACTGGCCGACAAGAACGCCGTACCGACGACGATGCCGACCTATCTTGAGGAATTCGCCTTCTTCAAGGATTCGCTTGTGATCAAGACATCGCAGGAAGCGCTGCTCGGCGACATCACGCCGGAAGACCTTGCCAAGCAATGGGCTGATTACATGACCAAGGCGCAGCAGAAGTTCCTGGCCTCGAAGTAA
- a CDS encoding carbohydrate ABC transporter permease produces MSYAHGAGPVAARKPAGKPAMRRFAEWAEPWLYSAPVLVLIVAVMLVPLVLGLSYAFRDVQLLNPFSGGFVGLKHLEALSQDAAFYRALKNTLWWTGASVFLQFFFGLILALLLDKPFAGRGLAQALVFLPWAVPTFLAGLNWAWLFNPVIGPLPHWMVSLGLLSAPNNILADPQLAMWGPIIANVWWGIPFFAITLLAALQAIPRDLYEAAEIDGANPLQRFTSITLPFLAPTIAITILLRTVWIANFADLIIVMTNGGPADRTQIVASYIFTQAFRRLDFGYASAIALVLLVLLLAYSMLIVLLRQRLIEKD; encoded by the coding sequence ATGTCCTATGCCCATGGCGCCGGGCCGGTGGCTGCGCGCAAACCGGCTGGCAAGCCTGCGATGCGGCGGTTTGCCGAATGGGCCGAACCGTGGCTTTACAGCGCGCCTGTGCTGGTGCTCATCGTCGCCGTCATGCTGGTGCCGCTGGTGCTTGGCCTCTCCTATGCCTTTCGCGATGTGCAGCTGCTCAATCCGTTCTCCGGCGGTTTTGTTGGCCTCAAACATCTGGAGGCTCTGTCGCAGGATGCGGCCTTTTACCGGGCGCTGAAAAACACGCTGTGGTGGACCGGCGCTTCGGTTTTCCTGCAATTCTTCTTCGGCCTCATTCTGGCGCTGCTGCTCGATAAACCCTTTGCGGGCAGGGGGCTGGCGCAGGCGCTGGTGTTCCTGCCATGGGCCGTGCCGACCTTCCTTGCCGGTCTCAACTGGGCATGGCTGTTCAACCCGGTCATCGGGCCGCTGCCGCACTGGATGGTCTCGCTCGGGCTGTTATCCGCACCCAACAATATCCTCGCCGATCCGCAGCTTGCCATGTGGGGGCCAATCATCGCCAATGTCTGGTGGGGCATTCCCTTCTTCGCCATCACTTTGCTTGCCGCACTTCAGGCCATCCCGCGCGATCTTTACGAGGCGGCGGAAATTGACGGGGCAAACCCGCTGCAGCGTTTCACCTCCATCACCCTGCCGTTTCTGGCGCCGACCATCGCCATCACCATTCTGCTGCGCACCGTCTGGATCGCTAATTTCGCCGATCTCATCATCGTCATGACCAATGGCGGGCCGGCGGACCGCACGCAGATCGTCGCCAGCTACATCTTCACCCAGGCCTTCCGGCGTCTGGATTTCGGTTATGCCTCGGCCATCGCGCTGGTGCTGCTGGTGCTGTTGCTTGCCTATTCCATGCTGATCGTGCTGCTGCGCCAGCGCCTGATCGAGAAGGACTGA
- the aztB gene encoding zinc ABC transporter permease AztB gives MADFFIEPFVQYVFMQRALAGALILAISCGPVGVFLMLRRMSLTGDAMSHAILPGAAVGFLFYGLEILPMTIGGLVVGLVVALGAGAVSRFTVQKEDASLAAFYLISLALGVLLVSWRGSSVDLMHVLFGTVLALNNEALSLISGICIVTLVVMITFWRALLAECLDPLFLRSVSNWGSPVHFLFLAIVVLNLVGGFQALGTLLSVGLMMLPAAASRFWSNRVAPMCFISIGIGMVSCFAGLILSYHASLPSGPAIILSAGVIYALSILVGTRGLLGDLLGSGRHRTA, from the coding sequence ATGGCTGATTTCTTCATCGAACCCTTTGTTCAATATGTGTTCATGCAGCGGGCGCTTGCCGGCGCCTTGATCCTTGCCATCAGCTGCGGGCCGGTCGGGGTGTTCCTGATGCTGCGGCGCATGAGCCTTACGGGCGATGCCATGTCGCACGCCATCCTGCCGGGGGCGGCCGTCGGCTTTCTGTTTTACGGGCTGGAAATCCTGCCGATGACGATTGGCGGGCTGGTGGTCGGCCTCGTGGTGGCGCTGGGGGCCGGTGCGGTGTCGCGTTTCACCGTCCAGAAGGAGGACGCCTCGCTTGCCGCCTTTTATCTGATTTCACTGGCGCTCGGTGTTCTGCTCGTCTCGTGGCGCGGCTCCAGCGTCGATCTCATGCATGTGCTGTTCGGCACCGTGCTGGCGCTGAACAACGAGGCGCTCAGCCTCATCAGCGGCATCTGCATCGTGACGCTGGTGGTGATGATCACTTTCTGGCGGGCGCTTCTGGCGGAATGCCTCGATCCCCTGTTCCTGCGCTCGGTCAGCAACTGGGGCAGCCCGGTGCATTTTCTCTTCCTCGCCATCGTCGTGCTCAATCTGGTTGGTGGCTTTCAGGCGCTCGGAACGCTGCTTTCTGTCGGCCTGATGATGTTGCCCGCCGCCGCCAGCCGGTTCTGGTCCAACCGCGTGGCACCCATGTGCTTCATCTCGATCGGCATCGGCATGGTTTCCTGCTTTGCCGGCCTCATCCTGTCCTATCACGCGTCGTTGCCCTCGGGCCCGGCGATCATCCTTTCGGCGGGCGTTATCTACGCGCTCTCCATTCTCGTCGGCACGCGCGGCTTGCTCGGCGATCTTCTCGGTTCCGGCCGCCACAGAACGGCCTGA
- the aztC gene encoding zinc ABC transporter substrate-binding protein AztC, which produces MFRTLRLATCASLLTLSPVLMAQASAAEIKVVASFSIIADFAKNVGGDRVEITTLVGPDGDAHVYEPRPADAVAVSKAGVVLVNGLEFEGFLKRLIDTSGTKAPVVELTKGVEPLKLSEEPAGHAHPEAEEEEGHDHKAEEAGHDHGHEGHHHHGEFDPHAWQSIKNAEIYVKNIAGAFCQVDKAGCATYTANSEAYIAKLAALNEKVKTEIAAIPPEKRVIITSHDAFGYFEHAYGLNFLAPEGISTESEASAADVAKLVDQVKHDKASAIFVENITDKRLIDQIASETGLKVGGTLYSDALSTADGPAATYIDMINHNIQTIKAAVLSQ; this is translated from the coding sequence ATGTTCAGAACCCTCCGTCTTGCCACCTGCGCAAGCCTTCTTACCCTTTCCCCGGTCCTGATGGCGCAGGCTTCGGCTGCCGAAATCAAGGTCGTGGCCAGCTTCTCGATCATCGCCGATTTCGCCAAAAATGTCGGCGGCGACCGCGTCGAGATCACCACGCTTGTCGGTCCGGATGGCGATGCGCATGTCTATGAGCCGCGTCCGGCCGATGCGGTTGCCGTCAGCAAGGCTGGCGTCGTGCTGGTCAATGGCCTGGAATTTGAAGGCTTCCTGAAGCGGCTGATCGACACCAGCGGCACCAAGGCGCCGGTCGTTGAACTGACCAAGGGTGTCGAGCCGCTGAAACTATCCGAAGAACCGGCCGGCCATGCCCATCCGGAAGCGGAAGAAGAGGAAGGCCACGACCACAAGGCTGAAGAAGCCGGCCATGACCACGGTCATGAAGGTCATCACCATCACGGTGAATTCGACCCGCATGCCTGGCAGTCGATCAAGAACGCGGAAATCTATGTGAAGAACATTGCCGGCGCATTTTGCCAAGTCGACAAGGCCGGTTGCGCCACATACACCGCCAATTCGGAAGCCTATATCGCCAAGCTTGCCGCTCTGAACGAGAAGGTGAAGACCGAGATTGCCGCCATCCCGCCGGAAAAGCGCGTCATCATCACCTCGCATGACGCCTTCGGTTATTTCGAGCACGCTTATGGACTGAACTTCCTGGCGCCCGAGGGCATCTCGACGGAATCCGAAGCTTCGGCCGCTGATGTCGCCAAGCTCGTGGATCAGGTCAAACACGACAAGGCTTCGGCGATCTTCGTCGAAAACATCACCGACAAGCGGTTGATTGACCAGATCGCCAGCGAAACCGGCCTGAAGGTTGGCGGCACGCTCTATTCCGACGCGCTTTCCACCGCCGATGGCCCGGCCGCGACCTATATCGACATGATCAACCACAATATCCAGACCATCAAGGCGGCTGTGCTCAGCCAGTAA
- a CDS encoding PLP-dependent transferase → MNHGNDLFDPASFIVAHDEAHAFEAVVPPIVQTSLFTFSSYDEMVSTYRGEKVRPVYTRGLNPTVRLFEEMLAKLEGAEDALGFASGMSAISSTVLSFVSPGDRIVAVRHVYPDAFRLFGTFMQRMNIEVTYVDGRDEAAVEKAMPGAKLFYMESPTSWVMEAHDVGALAAIGKRHGAVTVIDNSWASPVFQQPISLGVDLVVHSASKYLGGHSDVVSGVVAGSKAMIDRIRAETYPYLGGKMSPFDAWLLIRGLRTLPLRMKAHQASALEIATRLQALDVVEKVCHPGLANRLPPGLHGTSGLFSFIFKDGVDVRAFADRLKLFKLGVSWGGHESLIVPGEVVLEQKAQPNSAHTFGISARSVRLHVGLEGTEALWNDLEPAIKAASAA, encoded by the coding sequence ATGAACCATGGCAACGATCTCTTCGATCCCGCCTCATTTATCGTTGCGCATGACGAGGCCCACGCCTTCGAAGCTGTGGTGCCGCCCATCGTGCAGACCTCGCTTTTCACCTTTTCCAGCTACGACGAAATGGTCTCCACCTATCGCGGCGAAAAGGTGCGGCCGGTCTATACGCGCGGGCTGAACCCCACCGTGCGGCTGTTTGAAGAGATGCTGGCGAAGCTGGAAGGTGCCGAAGATGCGCTCGGTTTTGCAAGCGGCATGTCGGCCATTTCCTCCACCGTGCTGTCCTTCGTTTCGCCGGGTGACCGGATCGTCGCCGTCCGCCACGTTTATCCCGATGCGTTTCGCCTGTTCGGCACCTTCATGCAGCGCATGAATATCGAGGTGACCTATGTCGACGGCCGCGACGAGGCGGCGGTTGAAAAGGCGATGCCGGGCGCAAAGCTGTTTTACATGGAAAGCCCGACGAGCTGGGTGATGGAAGCCCACGATGTCGGCGCGCTTGCCGCCATCGGCAAGCGGCATGGCGCCGTCACCGTCATCGACAACTCCTGGGCAAGCCCGGTCTTCCAGCAGCCGATCTCGCTCGGCGTGGATCTCGTCGTGCATTCGGCCTCGAAATATCTGGGCGGCCATAGCGATGTGGTCTCCGGCGTGGTGGCGGGTTCGAAGGCGATGATCGACCGTATCCGGGCGGAAACCTATCCCTATCTCGGCGGCAAGATGTCGCCCTTCGATGCCTGGCTGCTCATTCGCGGGCTTCGCACCCTGCCGCTGCGCATGAAGGCGCATCAGGCCTCGGCGCTTGAGATCGCAACCCGCCTGCAGGCGCTGGATGTGGTGGAGAAGGTCTGCCATCCGGGGCTGGCGAACCGCCTGCCGCCCGGCCTTCACGGCACGTCGGGCCTGTTTTCCTTCATCTTCAAGGACGGGGTGGATGTGCGCGCTTTTGCCGACCGCCTCAAGCTTTTCAAACTGGGTGTTTCCTGGGGCGGGCATGAAAGCCTCATCGTCCCCGGCGAAGTGGTGCTCGAACAGAAGGCGCAGCCAAACTCCGCCCACACCTTCGGCATCAGCGCGCGTTCGGTGCGCCTGCATGTCGGGCTGGAGGGCACGGAAGCCCTCTGGAACGATCTCGAACCCGCGATCAAGGCGGCCTCTGCCGCCTGA
- a CDS encoding FadR/GntR family transcriptional regulator, which produces MQPIPPSDRVRQVEAALSDYVERAGLKAGDRLPAERELMVALGVGRSTIREVIRKFQALGVIDSRKGSGNYLLKPISAATVHMPISIDAESLRDALLMTLEVRRGIEVEASMAAARRRTADDIATMEARLDEMERVHLAEGTSGKADLAFHLSIYDATHNTLFKQLLEQMREGFERFWSKPFDRPDFAGRSFPFHRTLFNAIAAGDAETAREETLKILAVVEEDIKDMSK; this is translated from the coding sequence ATGCAGCCCATTCCGCCGAGCGACCGCGTGCGCCAGGTCGAGGCAGCGCTTTCTGACTATGTCGAGAGGGCAGGGCTGAAGGCCGGAGACCGACTTCCCGCTGAACGCGAACTGATGGTGGCTCTGGGTGTTGGCCGCTCCACCATTCGCGAAGTCATCCGCAAGTTTCAGGCGCTCGGTGTCATCGACAGCCGCAAGGGCAGCGGCAATTACCTGCTGAAGCCAATTTCCGCCGCCACCGTGCATATGCCGATTTCCATCGATGCCGAAAGCCTGCGCGATGCGCTGCTGATGACGCTGGAAGTGCGGCGCGGCATCGAGGTGGAAGCCTCCATGGCCGCTGCGCGCCGCCGCACGGCAGACGATATCGCCACGATGGAAGCGCGGCTAGACGAGATGGAGCGTGTGCATCTGGCCGAGGGAACCTCCGGCAAGGCAGACCTTGCCTTCCATCTGTCGATCTACGATGCCACCCATAATACGCTGTTCAAGCAGCTTCTGGAGCAGATGCGCGAAGGTTTCGAACGCTTCTGGTCGAAGCCGTTCGACCGCCCGGATTTCGCCGGCCGCTCCTTTCCCTTTCACCGCACGCTGTTCAATGCCATCGCCGCCGGTGATGCCGAGACCGCCCGTGAAGAAACACTGAAAATCCTCGCCGTCGTCGAGGAGGATATCAAGGACATGTCGAAATGA